One Bombus pyrosoma isolate SC7728 linkage group LG11, ASM1482585v1, whole genome shotgun sequence DNA segment encodes these proteins:
- the LOC122573138 gene encoding uncharacterized protein LOC122573138 isoform X3 yields MNDIESISMKGSGGSKMPHSHSTPAGVDGGSRTPPTTPRKAGKMLAVRVQMLDDTITMFQVQAKALGRVLFDQVCKQLHLLEADYFGLEYQEPNGTKYWLDLEKPVCRQVGLSLIDPILRFCVKFYTPDPAQLEEEFTRYLFCLQIKRDLAQGLLQCNDNTAALMASYIVQAECGDYVIEDYPDHTYLSTYKFVPHQDQELERRIMENHKKHAGQSPAEADLNLLETARRCELYGMKMHPAKDHEGVPLNLAVAHMGIVVFQNFTKINTFSWAKIRKISFKRKRFLIKLHPEGYGYYKDTVEFFFEGRNECKNFWKKCVENHGFFRCSVVKRVVRQKTRVLSRGSSFRYSGKTQKQIVEFVRDNYVKRQTFQRSNSFRQTSGGRALQGLEGGGYRGATPSSSLMGSSSISAHPLLPLGDPALETPALSLSCGSMTLDSPTTVTSVSMGGTIHRREDTATSFRTLTSIDVHSPATPSQVPVPRQMLAASQQRISSAGRISPSNSSPPEFPPPRPMPRHPWQRSASCRELYASSFEDSGKARSKDDKPSDDPILEPFRLPSQGELDNPVTRYDESNRSYSAASSKLPSLDHDSVPERVYSSSYPGTSSLSTESGHEESGPAGDLSHDDLSHDSYELLEREHEFEYPESYSSPRDDDDENEPMSDRSDEGIEHEMFQMDSETDSFVKHRSIKSTDRQQFKSVLADLKNARTKSIDRYSAVTAKSDSDYITVESRIQRSSTQIERKFETRHANSIEQQQQSKHSLPHQDSGRKDPVVLQVQKQKMSVLNELKNLKPKYKITHVDSEILRDEGIMRPKSRIDDDLSPVDSTNRTIIDQRARTVRARSIASLEDHISRAYVETGSLGRGYKGAGAGSVSSGGGGGDSGGRDRKSNREGETKLEKTLAKLQDKERRSMDREERKRVERDYSREYSSKKTERSELRERRSVERLDSRDRKSDMHGRRSVDRIDTRELRRSIERLDVRERSYERLDSKEKSFRHGDPYALRGKSVERLDCQELRGSTEYLNRSPKEKTGHRYSESRERRERSVERLDSKEKRRSPGSRSNTVDYNQRHTLERFDSGNKSPLERLSAGREHRGKSVERLDSQEKPTFDFDPVTIERLKSLERCNNVSKDKGYDRKAERKSFEKLDSRERRHPDRLDSRGGRSLECVEQIYDWRRNSIERIEYKESRKGKGRTERGKSEEKPRERDDWRSLEKARKDEEKRERERQARLSIESRTDTVIGVPMEMENFKSKTMFTEYEPKIVGGVVLGFDDTIPGHTPVERTKSDPNPARQRLGSNSKRHILMHQKSIDLTPADSGDEDPFSDSAAMQKANIEIPYMLHKRHVMNGTASDEKSESDSGKTISKKTGAVRDLPKLPLKMITDISCFDLSKLSSIDKPSSKLSPDKPKSVSITPMRPKSILSSPSDKSKSILSPTSKLSPTDAKNVVCSFSPTNRSPSKAGSKAPSPDKQPFRSASFDKNRTEIVIEDRTGIKSSSLDKKTSKLSPIEPNVTILSSIEKRSPKMSPTDPNVTIVSVIQKRRTSPSESSKSFASAQRSLDSKVKPLNFADVVGMEMKMKLERKAKSEMEKDSLKTPDDSLEKQDSIEKIPLPEIPKLVATGIEDERFGSEKVEKVSPVDDSSRKTFEGEIVDVDGKQIKDEKQTEQLEPQSQEKKLEQVMDVQLEQKDKEKVKREEKESLPSATTVDVISEKPKVPEKPKTLEKPSIPEKTKRILEKIESKFSEARIAKPKIIDTGFDDFVEPVADLPLDEVPVKPALELDSLKVPEFVPFMSRPHGEPLRSKSLSLAEEKAPIDTLLSPEVENKHFVPDVSPKRAKRAKPEPKKDFKKQSKSLEGDKPPLKKATSKESRVTTPSSKIDKSKLKLGEMPQEIIIIDSTDVAPEVSIVQKGRSKSITRLPEKAYSASKEEKEESKGGTRAKSASVDDDLIKVTAGSGVKSEKTRPKSLGISKSLSSSAERKDSAEKISPKRTIVERSKGGTKSETKSTELKSPTSMKEIVVSKLQQESRALRARIDSKAETDIEEPRADTDFDARERETMDASRPAEDRAAERKSSYPQDLTQSPVILRKLGQTPVLFARARLGLSEGSGIGALQRQGATQSPTSQRRAKSLDAPVIAVHKLPPATAFSSKDDTVDVSENPDEEKADEDVPTEAVVPYGGGAVSTTGPPMKPQSIQIEASPNHRSDSTDHTTIPEIFTDSLSVTETSAQYLESPLTESNEIIPSADLIPYEGDVLRLDTNGKDQKTMLESVKVDEKTKFIDQSSVESGTEQEVVAFDKAVRAEKIDLLSVSKTIEGSIPRPCDQTATEAVSLTKEKLYERSMVVDESTGKIAEAEISTTVSIETEDEERQREIKLAKDPKKATERDDLPDVTVTTVTGPAAFLRSTTTIDFDDGQDMVKSPIQISIEECSDDDTGGDAEEDDAEEDEEEIVHSEDEREAQEQEGDENRPLDSADTSEDTLDALDTQVHMRGIDSELSSPDYGVDKMDEKTLVEVELTPEYLEMRREDEDGELAEELPKDEESVEEMMKESPEDAPSANRLTIDKKLRLSSERSRSEETSTWTPDREDPESSSCSIARPLGIGQIQPIVDRREIVAMMKDTRGPGSLEEENSSGSQSGLRHDLNSTWKSFPLESSGSSSNDEGWTGQDENNAVQSQSEDSNGQNEDSFQEDLADFPGSFIYPIGPDILTSCGTFALTRTLSRISERSTTSEQDKSDLEDSFKPSSRSPSLDDESLISSDHQLSLSSDPPSGTPLPSISDDRRTSSELPDIPIDVVSEQEEEAKSPKSGGKPKLQEQSSEDWPSPPSSPVFDPPVVSHVETFYMEIKPEEAVKVTVTDSTETPGQVEHDSDSSDENRTLHDDLHSTFFEDGHSSTSATTVDGTVKIAVKPKSNSHVTGSSHSEDTSMGLSMSEWSSSNNTVRQFCQYSGTKSDDNSLAELGASISDWSGSTTVIPQQHYSSLTPVEKSQSDTTTSDKSVTSMRPNSKCRTADGSPFIGPSSPPLPPPPTTPPLTPPHSVSVSVSVSVSGNMDRRSPFDEHLAMGLPLDGERSSSIGRTIRNEQSNEAKRFIDNQFDEHRLVSRHCDDERQASVRPTYISPPRITLQNEFDETIDDEFRLMSDDGEAPLPILEEEEELDDQEVASGRQQIGDDRLYDNVPAMKYSSGDQIRMEVGRGDNAEDMHEKYADLALGSRPADDDWSFEEEREETVIQKEKVRSRSTPKFERGFSEPMETGRYHETRSTERPVLVPIRAKSTPYYSTTSLSGESTTSSPPMQIRTQIRTKTMPYSSSKSPQSEGDTSSSMDSPVHTPVHGQIAVRRRRRENLKRRHRVVMDFEVKDGQIISSTDSSFDVATIPPPLLAERSRSDVDDDEDDDDNDNDDDNDGDDDDEYSEAKEMQENRRQQR; encoded by the exons ATGAATGATATAGAAAGCATAAGCATGAAAGGCAGTGGAGGATCTAAGATGCCTCATAGTCATTCGACTCCTGCAGGTGTGGATGGAGGTAGTAGAACTCCTCCTACAACACCTAGAAAAGCTGGTAAAATGCTTGCTGTTCGTGTGCAGATGTTGGATGATACAATTACAATGTTTCAAGTTcag gCAAAAGCTTTAGGCAGAGTGTTATTTGATCAAGTTTGCAAACAGCTACATCTTTTGGAAGCTGATTATTTTGGTTTGGAGTACCAGGAACCTAATGGAACAAAA tATTGGTTAGATTTAGAGAAGCCGGTTTGTAGACAAGTTGGACTATCACTAATAGATCCCATATTAAGATTTTgcgttaaattttatacaccTGATCCAGCACAATTAGAAGAAGAGTTTACAAGATATCTATTTTGTCTTCAAATTAAACGGGATTTAGCCCAAGGTCTATTACAATGCAATGATAATACGGCAGCTTTGATGGCGAGTTATATTGTGCAgg ccGAGTGTGGAGATTATGTGATAGAGGATTATCCAGATCATACGTATTTGTCAACTTATAAATTTGTGCCTCATCAAGATCAAGAACTAGAGCGTCGTATTAtggaaaatcataaaaaacaCGC AGGCCAATCACCGGCAGAAGCAGATCTCAATCTGCTGGAAACAGCACGTCGCTGTGAATTGTACGGGATGAAAATGCATCCAGCTAAA GATCACGAGGGTGTACCGTTGAATCTGGCTGTGGCACATATGGGGATAGTAgtctttcaaaatttcaccAAAATAAATACGTTCAGTTGGGCTAAAATCAGGAAAATCAGCTTTAAAAGGAAACGATTCTTAATTAAACTTCATCCAGAGGGTTAC GGTTATTACAAGGATACCGTGGAATTCTTTTTCGAAGGACGCAacgaatgtaaaaatttttggaaaaaatgcGTAGAGAATCATGGATTTTTCCGTTGTTCGGTGGTCAAACGAGTGGTACGACAAAAAACACGAGTTCTCAGTCGTGGCTCGTCATTTAG GTACAGCGGGAAAACTCAGAAGCAAATCGTGGAATTCGTTCGGGACAATTACGTGAAGAGGCAAACGTTTCAAAG GTCCAATTCGTTCCGGCAGACTAGCGGTGGTAGGGCATTGCAGGGCTTGGAGGGGGGAGGCTATCGTGGGGCCACTCCAAGCAGCTCCCTTATGGGCAGCTCCAGCATCTCTGCCCACCCCCTCCTGCCCCTCGGCGATCCTG CCCTGGAAACCCCAGCTCTGTCTCTATCATGCGGCTCGATGACACTGGATTCTCCGACGACTGTGACGAGTGTCTCGATGGGAGGGACGATTCACCGTCGCGAAGACACAGCTACGTCGTTTCGGACACTTACCTCCATCGACGTCCATTCCCCGGCCACCCCCAGCCAGGTCCCAGTACCGCGGCAGATGCTTGCTGCCAGCCAGCAACGGATTTCATCAGCAGGTCGTATCAGCCCCTCTAACAGCAGTCCTCCTGAATTTCCCCCACCGCGACCTATGCCTAGACATCCCTGGCAGCGATCGGCCAGTTGCCGCGAGTTGTACGCTTCTAGCTTCGAGGATTCAGGGAAAGCGCGATCGAAGGACGACAAACCTTCCGATGATCCTATATTGGAACCTTTCCGTTTGCCCTCCCAGGGAGAGCTAGACAATCCCGTGACACGGTACGATGAAAGTAATCGATCGTACAGCGCGGCTAGCTCGAAGTTACCCTCTCTCGATCACGACTCGGTACCCGAGCGTGTCTATAGCAGCTCCTACCCGGGAACTTCGTCGCTCTCCACTGAATCTGGCCACGAGGAATCTGGTCCTGCGGGAGATCTCTCTCACGACGATCTTTCGCACGATTCCTACGAACTTTTGGAACGCGAGCACGAATTTGAATATCCGGAATCGTATTCGAGTCCGcgggacgacgacgacgagaacGAGCCAATGTCCGATAGGAGCGACGAAGGAATCGAGCACGAGATGTTCCAAATGGATTCCGAGACCGATTCCTTCGTGAAACACCGATCGATCAAATCCACGGATAGACAACAATTCAAATCTGTGCTCGCGGACCTCAAGAACGCTAGAACAAAGTCTATCGATCGGTACTCAGCCGTGACCGCGAAATCAGACAGTGATTATATCACCGTTGAGTCTCGAATACAACGATCTAGCACtcaaatcgaacgaaaattcgaGACACGACACGCTAATTCGATAGAGCAACAACAGCAATCTAAACATTCTCTTCCGCATCAGGACTCTGGGAGAAAAGATCCTGTCGTATTGCAagtacaaaaacaaaaaatgtctGTGTTGAACGAATTGAAAAACTTGAAGCCAAAGTATAAGATCACTCACGTAGATTCGGAGATTTTACGGGATGAGGGTATTATGCGTCCAAAATCTCGAATAGATGATGATTTGAGTCCAGTAGATTCGACCAATAGAACGATCATAGATCAAAGAGCTAGGACAGTCAGAGCACGCAGTATCGCCAGTTTGGAAGACCATATATCACGCGCATACGTAGAAACGGGTAGTTTAGGTCGGGGATACAAAGGTGCTGGTGCAGGTAGTGTTAGTagcggtggtggtggtggtgataGTGGTGGTAGGGATCGAAAATCGAATCGCGAAGGCGAGACGAAGCTCGAGAAAACGTTGGCAAAGTTGCAAGACAAAGAGAGGAGAAGCATGGACcgagaagagagaaaacgtGTCGAAAGGGATTATTCCAGGGAGTATTCGAGTAAGAAGACAGAAAGAAGCGAGTTGAGAGAACGTCGATCGGTCGAGCGATTGGATTCGCGAGATCGAAAATCGGACATGCACGGTCGTCGTAGCGTCGATCGAATAGACACAAGAGAATTACGAAGAAGCATCGAGAGGCTGGATGTTCGAGAGAGAAGTTACGAACGGCTGGATTCGAAGGAGAAGTCCTTCCGTCACGGTGATCCTTACGCGTTACGTGGGAAGAGCGTCGAGCGATTAGATTGTCAGGAACTTCGAGGTAGCACGGAGTATCTAAACAGAAGTCCGAAAGAAAAGACGGGTCATCGATATTCCGAATCGAGGGAACGTCGAGAGAGAAGCGTGGAACGGTTAGATTCAAAGGAGAAGAGGAGAAGTCCGGGAAGTCGAAGTAATACGGTCGATTATAACCAGAGGCATACGTTGGAACGTTTCGATTCTGGAAACAAAAGCCCGCTCGAACGACTCAGTGCTGGCAGGGAACATCGTGGAAAAAGCGTCGAGAGATTGGACTCGCAGGAGAAGCCGACATTTGATTTCGATCCCGTTACGATCGAAAGATTGAAGTCTTTGGAGAGGTGCAACAACGTTTCGAAGGACAAAGGATACGATAGAAAAGCGGAGCGAAAGAGCTTCGAAAAGTTGGATTCGCGCGAACGAAGGCACCCAGATCGACTAGATTCGC gaGGCGGAAGAAGTCTCGAGTGCGTCGAACAGATTTACGATTGGAGGAGAAACAGCATAGAGAGGATCGAGTACAAGGAATCGAGGAAAGGTAAGGGACGAACAGAAAGGGGAAAGTCCGAGGAGAAACCGCGCGAAAGGGACGACTGGAGAAGCTTGGAGAAAGCGCGAAAGGACGAGGAGAAGCGCGAGCGAGAACGACAAGCGAGGCTCTCGATAGAGTCGAGGACGGACACGGTGATCGGTGTGCCgatggaaatggaaaattttaaatcgaagACCATGTTTACGGAGTACGAACCGAAGATCGTGGGAGGTGTGGTGCTGGGTTTCGACGACACGATACCGGGTCATACACCGGTCGAACGTACCAAGAGCGATCCGAATCCGGCACGGCAGAGGTTAGGCTCGAACAGTAAACGGCACATACTGATGCATCAGAAATCCATCGACTTAACGCCAGCTGATTCGGGAGACGAAGATCCGTTCTCGGACAGTGCGGCTATGCAAAAGGCGAACATCGAAATACCTTACATGTTGCACAAACGGCACGTCATGAATGGTACTGCATCTGACGAGAAGTCCGAGTCGGATAGCGGCAAAACCATTTCGAAAAAGACCGGTGCCGTTCGAGATCTTCCTAAGTTGCCTTTGAAAATGATCACGGACATTTCTTGTTTCGATCTGTCTAAGCTGTCCTCGATAGACAAGCCTAGTAGCAAGCTCTCACCTGACAAGCCAAAGAGCGTTTCGATCACGCCCATGCGACCCAAATCGATACTCTCGAGCCCGTCCGATAAATCGAAAAGTATCTTGAGTCCTACGTCGAAGTTATCACCTACCGACGCGAAAAACGTAGTTTGCAGTTTCTCTCCAACGAATAGAAGTCCATCCAAGGCAGGTTCGAAGGCCCCGTCACCCGATAAACAACCGTTCAGATCCGCGTCGTTCGATAAAAACCGAACGGAAATCGTGATCGAGGATCGAACGGGTATTAAATCGTCCAGTCTCGACAAGAAAACATCGAAATTATCACCGATCGAACCGAATGTCACCATACTATCGTCGATCGAGAAACGCTCGCCCAAGATGTCTCCCACAGATCCAAATGTAACAATAGTTTCCGTGATACAAAAGAGGAGGACATCGCCCTCGGAGTCATCCAAGAGTTTCGCAAGCGCGCAACGGTCGCTCGATTCGAAGGTGAAGCCTTTAAATTTTGCCGACGTGGTTGGAATGGAAATGAAGATGAAACTCGAGCGTAAGGCCAAGTCCGAAATGGAAAAAGACAGTCTGAAAACGCCGGATGATAGCTTGGAGAAGCAAGACAGTATAGAAAAAATACCATTGCCGGAAATTCCCAAACTGGTTGCGACCGGGATAGAAGACGAAAGATTCGGCTCcgaaaaggtagaaaaagtTTCGCCCGTAGACGACTCCTCCCGAAAAACGTTCGAAGGCGAAATCGTTGACGTAGATGGTAAGCAAATTAAAGATGAGAAACAAACTGAACAGTTGGAACCACAGTCGCAGGAAAAGAAGTTGGAGCAAGTAATGGATGTGCAATTAGAACAAAAAGACAAGGAGAAGGTGAAGAGGGAAGAGAAGGAATCTCTACCTTCGGCTACTACCGTTGATGTAATCTCGGAGAAACCGAAAGTTCCGGAAAAACCAAAGACACTGGAGAAACCGAGCATACCGGAAAAAACGAAACGCATCTTGGAGAAGATAGAGTCAAAGTTTTCCGAAGCTAGAATCGCTAAACCGAAGATCATCGATACCGGATTCGACGATTTCGTGGAACCAGTCGCAGATCTGCCTTTGGACGAAGTGCCTGTGAAGCCCGCGTTAGAACTGGACAGCCTTAAAGTTCCTGAATTCGTTCCTTTCATGTCGAGGCCACACGGCGAACCTCTGCGCTCGAAATCGTTATCGCTGGCCGAAGAAAAAGCACCGATCGATACTTTGCTCTCACCGGAAGTCGAGAACAAACACTTTGTTCCGGATGTGTCGCCGAAAAGGGCGAAGAGAGCGAAACCAGAGCCAAAGAAGGATTTCAAGAAACAATCCAAGTCGCTCGAGGGAGACAAGCCTCCTTTGAAGAAAGCGACCTCGAAGGAATCCCGCGTAACCACGCCCAGCTCGAAGATCGACAAGTCCAAATTGAAGTTGGGAGAGATGCCTCAGGAAATTATCATAATCGACTCGACCGACGTGGCACCGGAGGTGAGCATCGTTCAGAAAGGTAGATCCAAGTCTATCACTCGGTTGCCCGAGAAGGCATATTCTGCGTCaaaggaggagaaggaagagagcAAAGGTGGTACTCGAGCGAAATCCGCCTCGGTCGACGACGATCTGATCAAAGTTACCGCGGGATCCGGCGTGAAATCCGAAAAAACGAGACCAAAATCGTTAGGTATTTCAAAGAGTCTGAGTAGCAGCGCCGAAAGAAAAGATTCCGCGGAGAAGATATCGCCAAAGAGAACGATCGTCGAACGGTCGAAAGGTGGCACCAAGTCCGAGACTAAATCGACGGAATTGAAATCGCCTACATCGATGAAAGAAATAGTGGTGTCGAAGTTGCAGCAGGAATCTAGAGCGTTGCGTGCGAGGATCGACTCGAAAGCTGAAACCGATATCGAGGAGCCGAGGGCCGATACCGATTTCGATGCACGAGAGCGCGAGACTATGGACGCGTCCAGACCTGCAGAAGATCGCGCAGCGGAGAGAAAGAGCTCGTATCCACAGGATTTGACGCAGTCGCCGGTAATATTGCGAAAGCTGGGACAAACGCCCGTTCTATTTGCCCGTGCGCGTCTCGGTCTATCGGAGGGAAGCGGAATCGGTGCATTGCAAAGACAGGGCGCGACGCAGTCTCCGACCTCTCAAAGGCGAGCCAAGTCGTTGGACGCTCCGGTGATAGCGGTGCACAAACTTCCACCGGCGACCGCGTTTTCCAGCAAGGACGACACCGTCGACGTGTCGGAGAATCCGGACGAGGAGAAGGCCGACGAGGACGTGCCGACAGAGGCGGTTGTTCCATATGGCGGCGGTGCCGTCTCCACCACTGGTCCGCCAATGAAACCGCAATCCATTCAGATCGAGGCATCGCCCAACCACAGGTCCGACAGTACCGATCACACCACCATACCAGAGATCTTTACCGATTCCCTGTCTGTTACTGAAACTTCTGCGCAATATCTCGAATCGCCGTTGACAGAAAGCAACGAGATCATACCAAGCGCGGATTTGATTCCATACGAGGGAGACGTGCTGCGATTAGACACGAACGGTAAAGATCAAAAGACGATGTTGGAATCGGTCAAAGTGGATGAGAAAACGAAATTCATCGATCAGAGTTCCGTGGAGTCCGGCACCGAACAGGAAGTGGTCGCGTTCGATAAAGCTGTTAGAGCGGAAAAAATCGATCTACTCAGCGTTTCAAAGACCATCGAGGGTTCTATTCCGCGACCATGTGATCAAACAGCGACTGAGGCTGTTTCGCTGACGAAGGAGAAACTGTACGAACGTTCGATGGTCGTCGACGAATCGACTGGGAAAATTGCCGAGGCCGAGATTTCCACGACAGTGTCTATCGAAACCGAGGACGAAGAAAGGCAACGGGAAATCAAGCTCGCCAAAGATCCGAAGAAAGCGACGGAGAGGGACGATCTTCCCGACGTAACGGTGACTACCGTAACCGGACCGGCCGCCTTTCTCAGATCGACGACAACGATCGACTTCGACGACGGACAAGACATGGTAAAGTCGCCGATTCAGATCTCTATCGAGGAGTGTTCCGACGATGACACCGGTGGTGATGCCGAGGAAGATGATGCAGAGGAGGACGAGGAGGAGATAGTTCATAGCGAAGACGAGCGGGAAGCGCAAGAACAGGAAGGCGATGAGAATCGGCCGTTGGATTCCGCGGATACGAGCGAAGATACGCTCGACGCTTTAGATACGCAGGTTCACATGAGAGGTATCGATAGCGAATTGAGCTCACCGGATTACGGAGTCGACAAAATGGACGAGAAGACCCTAGTGGAAGTAGAGTTGACGCCtgaatatttagaaatgaGAAGAGAGGACGAGGACGGTGAACTAGCCGAGGAACTGCCAAAAGACGAGGAGTCCGTCGAGGAAATGATGAAAGAGTCACCCGAGGATGCTCCGAGCGCGAATCGTTTGACGATCGACAAGAAGCTTAGGTTGAGTAGCGAACGTTCGAGAAGCGAGGAAACCAGTACGTGGACGCCGGATCGCGAAGACCCGGAATCCAGCTCCTGCTCTATAGCTCGACCGTTGGGTATTGGCCAGATCCAGCCGATAGTAGATCGTCGGGAAATCGTTGCAATGATGAAAGACACGCGTGGGCCTGGTTCCTTGGAGGAGGAGAATAGCAGCGGCTCCCAATCGGGACTTAGACACGATTTGAATTCGACTTGGAAGTCCTTTCCCCTGGAAAGCTCTGGAAGTTCGAGCAACGACGAAGGTTGGACAGGTCAAGACGAGAACAATGCCGTTCAGTCTCAGTCCGAGGATAGCAACGGACAGAATGAGGATAGTTTTCAAGAGGATCTTGCCGATTTTCCTGGCAGTTTTATTTATCCGATAGGTCCGGATATTCTAACCAGTTGTGGCACGTTTGCGCTCACACGTACGTTATCTAGGATTTCCGAGAGATCCACTACATCGGAACAGGATAAAAGCGATTTGGAGGACTCGTTCAAGCCTAGTTCAAGGTCACCCAGTTTGGACGACGAGTCACTGATATCGAGCGACCATCAACTTTCTCTGTCCTCTGATCCACCATCCGGTACGCCTCTTCCCTCCATTTCCGATGATCGGCGCACATCGTCCGAATTGCCTGATATTCCTATAGACGTGGTAAGCGAGCAAGAGGAGGAGGCGAAATCACCGAAATCGGGTGGGAAGCCGAAGCTGCAGGAACAAAGCTCGGAGGATTGGCCATCTCCGCCTAGTTCGCCCGTGTTCGATCCTCCTGTAGTCAGCCACGTCGAAACCTTTTATATGGAGATCAAGCCTGAGGAGGCGGTCAAGGTAACGGTAACCGACAGCACCGAAACACCGGGTCAAGTGGAACACGACAGCGATTCTAGCGATGAGAATCGAACACTGCACGACGATTTGCATTCTACGTTCTTCGAGGACGGTCACAGCTCGACCTCTGCAACCACCGTTGACGGTACTGTAAAAATAGCCGTTAAACCAAAGTCGAATTCTCACGTGACGGGTTCTTCGCACAGCGAAGACACCTCGATGGGTTTGTCGATGTCGGAGTGGTCGAGTTCGAACAACACCGTGCGCCAATTTTGCCAATATTCTGGTACAAAATCCGACGACAACTCTCTGGCGGAACTCGGAGCCTCGATCTCGGATTGGTCGGGCAGCACGACCGTTATTCCTCAGCAGCACTACTCCTCATTGACGCCGGTCGAGAAAAGTCAAAGCGACACAACTACATCCGATAAAAGCGTGACTAGCATGAGACCGAATTCCAAGTGCAGAACGGCCGATGGTTCTCCGTTCATTGGTCCATCCTCGCCACCGTTGCCGCCACCGCCGACTACGCCTCCACTAACACCGCCTCATTCCGTATCCGTATCCGTTTCCGTTTCCGTATCTGGGAACATGGATCGACGTTCGCCGTTCGACGAGCATCTGGCGATGGGCCTTCCGTTGGACGGCGAACGATCATCATCGATCGGTCGAACGATCAGGAACGAGCAGTCGAACGAAGCGAAAAGATTCATCGATAATCAATTCGACGAGCATCGACTGGTGTCGCGTCACTGCGACGACGAACGGCAAGCTTCCGTACGACCGACGTATATCTCGCCACCTCGAATAACTCTTCAGAACGAGTTCGACGAGACTATCGACGACGAGTTTCGACTAATGTCGGACGATGGTGAGGCGCCGCTTCCGATCCtcgaagaggaggaagagcTCGACGATCAGGAGGTTGCGTCAGGGAGGCAACAGATAGGAGACGATCGTTTGTATGACAACGTTCCCGCTATGAAATATTCGAGCGGCGATCAAATCCGAATGGAAGTTGGTCGAGGGGACAACGCCGAGGATATGCACGAAAAATACGCAGATTTGGCGCTCGGTTCCAGACCGGCGGACGACGATTGGTCGTtcgaagaggaaagagaggagaCGGTCATCCAGAAGGAAAAGGTCCGCAGCAGGTCAACTCCCAAATTCGAACGAGGTTTCTCTGAACCCATGGAAACTGGCAGGTATCATGAAACTAGATCGACCGAGCGACCCGTACTCGTTCCCATCAGAGCGAAGTCGACTCCGTATTATTCGACAACGAGTCTGAGCGGCGAGTCGACCACCTCTAGTCCTCCGATGCAGATCAGGACGCAGATTCGGACGAAAACGATGCCTTACTCGTCCAGCAAAAGTCCCCAGAGCGAGGGTGATACGTCTTCAAGCATGGACAGTCCCGTTCACACGCCTGTTCACGGCCAGATAGCTGTTCGTCGAAGACGACGGGAAAACTTAAAGAGGCGTCATCGAGTGGTGATGGATTTCGAGGTGAAGGATGGTCAGATTATTTCGAGTACCGACTCAAGCTTCGACGTGGCGACTATTCCGCCACCCTTATTGGCCGAACGTTCGAGGTCCGATGTTGACGATGACGAGGATGACGATGACAACGACAATGACGACGATAACGATGGTGACGATGACGACGAGTACTCGGAGGCCAAGGAAATGCAGGAGAATCGACGACAACAACGTTGA